Below is a window of Phoenix dactylifera cultivar Barhee BC4 chromosome 7, palm_55x_up_171113_PBpolish2nd_filt_p, whole genome shotgun sequence DNA.
ctgaaaaaaaaagaagcaaatctCACTATTATAAATAAAGGCTTTATACAGTAGACTTAAATACATTagtcaaaaaaaagtaaaatgtaCTTTACCAGGCTTTCcacatttctttttttaattagaatAGAAATTCAACCAGAGTTTGATGATTGAATCTCATTAGTACAAATAGAAGATTCTGTAATAGTTTTGTTCATTGTTAATGAAAGTAAAACACTTACAACCCCAATTTCAAAATTCTTAataatctattattttttatcaaaaaaataaagagaacaTAAGAACAATATCTAAGAATCTAAAATACGAACCGCTATTCCCACAATGATTTGAGTGATTGCACTAAGGGAAGTTAAAAGAATGAGACCCAATGAGACTATCCCCCcaacacaaacaaaaaaaagtccAAAAAAGTTCATATTACAAATTCTTTCATGTAATTCCCATAGATTGTGTCCTTTACACTCAAATTCTACCCGTTAATCCAGTACCTTCCTCCCTTTCCTTACAACCTCTTCAAACTCTTCTTCCTTGCATCCATCTTCTTTTTATCCACCTGAACTTTTGTGGTGACAGCTCCTTCCTTCTTTGGAATTGCTGATGTCCCGGTGGCAGGCTCCATTACAGGATCGACAACATTCTGATCCTGGCCATTTGCTGCTAATACTTTGGAGGCTGTGTTAGCAGCAGTCAAAGGAGTAGGAGGTAGCAGCACCTTGTCACTTGAAACCACATTTTTCATATCCACATTAAGAGCCGTGGTAGATTCCGAGATTGCTCCAGTCTTAGATTTTGGTTTATGTTTGAGAGCATGAATTCCAGTGTACAACCTGCAAAATGTGTCATAAAAATCCACCGTGAGTTCCTCCCTCCATATCAATTATCAAACACTAGCCCATAACAGATGAGACAAACTTCGTAATGTAAAACCATGATATATCATCAGCTGAAAATAATAGTACATCTAACTCCAAAAAGAGGGCatgtgttcttttttttttctttttttttcttttcttttttttttgggtgggggggggggggagctgacctggcatgcCTTGCATACTCCTCATAATTTTCGAGCAACATCTTACCAGCCTGTTCATTAAGTGCAGATTCAGGAAATGGTTCGATCAGCAGACATCTGACCACCTGCCAGCAGTGTTAATATGAACCACATTGGTTAAATCATTAATATGCTCAGATTAACTTGCTTTGCCAACTGAAGGAGCTCATCATATTAAATTCATCAAGCAATCAGCACAATGATTAACATACTGAGTATAATCAAACAAAATATGATCATAAAAATAAAGTATGAGTTCTGAATTAATAGATAATGGGGGCAACATATCTAGCTCAGGCACACAAAAAACATGCAAATCTCCAAGAATCAGTTCCAATAAAATACCTACTAGCTTGTGAAGGTGGTATTGGAATGAGAAAAAAATAGCACTTACCATCCTAACTTCCAATGGAATTCTGAAAAATTGACATGCTGGAATAGTTAAAATAAAACATGAAGGAGGGATAGCAACCTATGAACTTACAAGCAAAACATGGCGTAAACCAAGATTTGGATTCCAGTCCTTCTTTAGTGTGTTCACACAAATCTCACCATTTGTTGCAATGTTTGGATGAAAGATTTTAGTCAGAAAGTAGCCTACAAATATCAAAGTGAATGATTACCACTCCACATACTGAGAAGTCATATCATGTAATAATACAAAATAGAGACCGCAGAATTCAACTATAAATTGATGGCATAAGGAAAGACCTTTTGGAGGCAATTGAGGGAAGTCGTGAGATAATATGAGCTTCATGCGGAATATACCATTCTCATATGGAGTTCCAGCTGCATCAAGCAGGTCCAGTTAGCATAAAGTCATCAAACATTACTTCCATGGCAATAAGCATgctgaaaaataaaatcagaaaccCACCAGGACCCTCAATATCAGCAAAAATGGTAGAGAAGTCATCATCATTTACAACCACTTCAATGCCTTCCGGCGGTGTTTCATCAAGATTCTTCAGTTCTTTAGCGAGTTGTCTGATGACATTAGGTGGAAGATTTTCATTTGTTGCCTGAAAAAGTAATGAGCATTTTCCTTAATTAAAATAAGCTTGAATTACAAGATGGTGCACAtaactaaaaataaaatcagatttTTTGAttgcataaatatttaaaaggtaCTGCAAAGTATCGAACAAATTAAAATCATTTTCA
It encodes the following:
- the LOC103707041 gene encoding ubiquitin-conjugating enzyme E2 22-like, translating into MMATNENLPPNVIRQLAKELKNLDETPPEGIEVVVNDDDFSTIFADIEGPAGTPYENGIFRMKLILSHDFPQLPPKGYFLTKIFHPNIATNGEICVNTLKKDWNPNLGLRHVLLVVRCLLIEPFPESALNEQAGKMLLENYEEYARHARLYTGIHALKHKPKSKTGAISESTTALNVDMKNVVSSDKVLLPPTPLTAANTASKVLAANGQDQNVVDPVMEPATGTSAIPKKEGAVTTKVQVDKKKMDARKKSLKRL